In Candidatus Babeliales bacterium, the following are encoded in one genomic region:
- the rpoB gene encoding DNA-directed RNA polymerase subunit beta, with the protein MSNLHISKGVLRKSFEKIRGIVPVPNLIEIQSKSFNDFVQLDFLPEERQLIGLEKVLRDIFPIDYNDKLSLEYVSYELGNWACSCGKLTGIANRYQWNCSSCKKSACSRLDKDGTCKFCAKAAARYKGCSNCLSRVIIKMPMSLGECRASGQTFSLPLKIRIQLINWDLDEAQNRVIHDIKEQEIFFVDLPVMADLYENQDQYRLGNLGTFLINGVDRVIVTQLHRSPGVVFSQSKKVKDFGGKPYYLARIIPMRGSWLDFEFDSNDYLYVRIDKKKKILVTTFLQALGIERDAIVPLFYNFDTVVCKKGEFFIPVTDALIGQRIEKGMLPADLELKYLGKRVTKDMVSRFIKADITELSLRVANVINRVMGKDLIDPETGEILVEQGQVFTQDHYDHIKYFKLIEFQLIQSAGYVYQPTMAMTLGQDRCMTQDDALKDLHAKVWPGDSSTLKEVKERFDNLFFNSRFYDLTQVGRVRMNSKLGLNTPEDQLVLTQEDIVATIRYLVNLKELGEGELDDIDHLGNRRVRLVGELLSNQMYLGFLRVERIIRERFRMQEVHSALMPQDFLNVKPLSAVLREFFGLGQLSQFMDQTNPLAEIAHKRRLSALGPGGVLKDRATYEIRDVHTSHYGRICPIETPEGQTVGLISSLATYATVNHLGFIETAYRKVTNKVIEDEVVFLDAFQEEEYAIAQVEASEDNKIINPGKIFARHQGNFLYADAETIKYIDLSPKQLVSVSSALIPFLEHDDATRALMGANMQRQAVPLIKMQAPIVGTGMEQEIAKASGGVIMARRAGVVEYVSSEKIIIRAHEQEFSRMEDWFALGIDTYHLRKFERSSYSTWIHHTPIVKPGDVVNVGDVLSNGPAINNGELALGSNLLVAFMPWHGYNFEDAIVVNKRLVSDDVLTSVHIEEFVADARDTKLGPEEITRDIPNVSDALLAGLDEDGIVRVGTRVKTGDVLVGKVTLKGDIQYSPEEKLLRAIFGEKSREVRDTSLCVPPGVEGTVVDVKIFSRSGVRRDKRYKQEVTKQIEKIDRDFQGHSDLLVKMVCGKIIDVLDGKKCPAKVSHDVVEDGVYDRSKLLNQPIDVIFALKAHDKASIEAIQQIKDFYDNQVRVLSGLKEERINNLKKGDPLPSGVIKMVKVYIAMKRAVSIGDKIAGRHGNKGVVSTIVPREDMPYLEDGTPVDIVLNPLGVPSRMNVGQILETVLGFAGRALGERLQQQLETQGFAIVQQALEQCFGAELIDAYEKQYGKEGLMDLARKTAREGVLFSTPVFDGAGYDTDIKPLLNTLDLPESGTFRVRDGRTGDYFDQPVSVGVIYIMKLDHMVDDKLHARSVGPYSLVTQQPLGGKAQEGGQRLGEMEVWALEAYGAAYTLQEMLTYKSDDVTGRHKVYEAIVRGDEIPEPGVPESFNVLIKELQSLGLQVDLFKADKEKIDE; encoded by the coding sequence ATGTCTAACTTGCATATTAGCAAGGGTGTTTTGCGTAAATCTTTTGAAAAGATTAGAGGGATTGTTCCTGTTCCTAATCTCATTGAGATCCAATCAAAATCATTTAATGATTTTGTTCAATTAGATTTTCTACCTGAAGAGCGTCAGCTGATTGGGTTAGAAAAAGTTTTACGTGATATTTTTCCTATCGATTATAACGATAAATTATCGCTTGAGTATGTAAGTTATGAATTGGGGAACTGGGCCTGTTCTTGTGGAAAACTAACGGGGATTGCTAACCGTTACCAATGGAATTGTTCTTCTTGTAAAAAATCTGCATGTTCCCGTCTTGATAAAGACGGAACATGCAAATTTTGTGCAAAAGCTGCAGCTCGTTATAAAGGGTGTTCTAACTGCTTATCGCGCGTTATTATTAAAATGCCGATGTCCCTTGGCGAATGTAGAGCGAGTGGTCAGACCTTCTCTTTGCCACTTAAGATCCGCATTCAGTTGATCAATTGGGACCTTGATGAAGCACAAAATAGAGTAATACATGATATTAAAGAGCAGGAGATTTTCTTTGTAGATCTTCCTGTTATGGCTGATTTGTATGAAAATCAAGATCAGTACCGGTTGGGAAATTTAGGCACATTCTTAATTAATGGTGTTGATCGTGTTATTGTAACACAGTTGCATCGTTCTCCGGGTGTTGTTTTCTCGCAAAGTAAAAAAGTAAAAGATTTTGGTGGTAAGCCGTATTATTTAGCACGTATTATTCCAATGCGTGGTTCTTGGCTTGATTTTGAATTTGATAGTAATGATTATTTATATGTTCGTATAGATAAAAAGAAAAAGATATTAGTTACTACATTCTTACAGGCGCTTGGTATTGAGCGCGACGCAATTGTTCCTCTCTTTTACAATTTTGATACGGTTGTATGTAAAAAGGGAGAGTTTTTTATTCCGGTTACTGATGCTTTAATTGGTCAGCGTATTGAAAAGGGAATGTTACCTGCTGATTTAGAATTAAAGTATTTAGGAAAACGAGTTACCAAAGATATGGTGAGTCGTTTTATTAAAGCAGATATTACGGAACTGTCGTTGCGTGTTGCGAACGTCATTAATAGGGTGATGGGGAAAGATTTAATTGATCCTGAGACGGGAGAGATTCTTGTTGAGCAGGGTCAGGTGTTTACACAAGATCATTATGATCATATTAAGTATTTTAAATTAATTGAATTTCAATTAATTCAGTCTGCTGGATATGTGTATCAACCGACAATGGCGATGACGCTTGGACAGGATCGTTGCATGACGCAGGATGATGCGTTAAAAGATTTACATGCAAAGGTATGGCCAGGGGATAGTTCGACATTAAAAGAAGTTAAAGAACGATTTGATAATTTATTTTTCAATAGTAGGTTTTACGATTTAACCCAAGTTGGTCGTGTTCGTATGAACAGTAAATTGGGGCTTAATACTCCTGAAGATCAATTAGTGCTTACTCAGGAAGATATTGTTGCAACGATTCGGTACCTTGTTAATCTCAAAGAGCTTGGCGAGGGAGAATTGGATGATATTGATCATTTGGGTAATAGACGTGTGCGATTGGTTGGAGAATTGTTGAGCAACCAGATGTATCTTGGCTTTTTGCGTGTTGAGCGAATTATTCGTGAGCGATTTAGAATGCAAGAAGTGCATAGTGCATTGATGCCACAAGATTTCCTTAATGTGAAACCATTGAGCGCTGTTTTACGTGAGTTTTTTGGATTAGGTCAGTTATCACAATTTATGGACCAAACGAATCCGCTTGCTGAAATCGCGCATAAGAGACGGTTGTCTGCTCTCGGGCCCGGAGGTGTACTGAAAGATCGTGCAACGTATGAAATTCGTGACGTGCATACATCGCATTATGGACGTATCTGTCCGATTGAAACACCTGAAGGTCAGACAGTTGGTTTGATTTCTTCTTTGGCAACCTATGCTACGGTAAATCATCTTGGATTTATTGAAACAGCGTATAGAAAAGTTACGAATAAAGTTATTGAAGATGAAGTGGTCTTTTTGGATGCGTTCCAAGAAGAAGAGTACGCTATCGCTCAAGTCGAAGCGAGTGAAGATAATAAAATAATTAATCCTGGTAAAATTTTTGCACGACATCAAGGTAACTTTTTATATGCAGATGCAGAAACTATTAAATATATAGATTTGTCACCGAAACAGTTGGTATCTGTATCGTCAGCATTAATTCCATTTTTAGAGCATGATGACGCGACTCGAGCTCTTATGGGTGCAAACATGCAACGTCAGGCTGTTCCATTAATTAAAATGCAGGCACCTATTGTAGGAACGGGTATGGAGCAAGAGATTGCTAAAGCATCCGGCGGTGTAATTATGGCGCGACGTGCAGGTGTTGTTGAATACGTTTCATCTGAGAAAATTATTATCCGTGCGCATGAACAAGAATTTTCGCGTATGGAAGATTGGTTTGCATTAGGAATTGATACCTATCATTTAAGAAAGTTTGAACGTTCAAGTTATAGTACTTGGATTCATCATACGCCAATTGTAAAGCCTGGCGATGTAGTAAATGTAGGTGATGTGCTTTCAAACGGACCTGCAATTAATAATGGTGAATTGGCATTAGGTTCGAATTTATTAGTAGCATTTATGCCATGGCATGGTTATAACTTTGAGGATGCTATCGTTGTTAATAAACGTTTAGTTTCTGATGACGTGTTGACTTCTGTGCATATCGAAGAGTTTGTTGCTGATGCTCGTGATACTAAACTTGGTCCTGAAGAAATTACTCGTGATATCCCAAATGTGAGCGACGCATTGTTAGCAGGGCTTGATGAAGATGGTATTGTGCGCGTTGGTACTCGAGTAAAAACGGGGGATGTTCTTGTCGGTAAAGTGACCTTAAAAGGAGATATTCAATATTCTCCTGAAGAGAAATTATTGCGTGCGATCTTTGGAGAAAAATCTCGTGAAGTTCGCGATACATCATTGTGTGTACCGCCTGGGGTTGAAGGAACAGTTGTAGATGTTAAGATTTTCTCTCGTAGTGGTGTAAGACGTGACAAGCGATATAAGCAAGAAGTTACAAAGCAGATAGAAAAAATAGACAGAGATTTTCAAGGGCATTCTGATTTATTAGTAAAAATGGTGTGTGGGAAAATCATCGATGTGTTAGATGGTAAAAAGTGTCCTGCTAAAGTAAGTCATGATGTTGTTGAAGATGGTGTATACGATCGCTCTAAATTATTAAATCAGCCAATAGATGTTATTTTTGCTCTTAAAGCGCACGATAAAGCTTCTATAGAAGCAATTCAACAGATTAAAGATTTTTATGATAATCAGGTGCGTGTATTATCCGGACTCAAAGAAGAGCGAATCAATAACTTGAAAAAGGGTGATCCGCTGCCATCTGGTGTTATTAAGATGGTTAAGGTGTACATTGCTATGAAACGTGCAGTTTCAATTGGTGATAAAATCGCTGGTCGTCACGGAAATAAAGGTGTGGTATCTACCATCGTTCCTCGTGAAGATATGCCATATCTAGAAGATGGTACTCCAGTAGATATAGTACTTAACCCATTAGGTGTTCCTTCTCGTATGAACGTTGGACAGATTTTGGAAACAGTACTCGGATTTGCCGGTAGAGCATTGGGTGAGCGCTTACAGCAACAATTAGAAACCCAAGGGTTTGCGATTGTGCAGCAGGCATTAGAACAATGTTTTGGGGCAGAGCTTATTGATGCCTATGAAAAACAGTATGGTAAAGAAGGTTTAATGGACCTTGCACGTAAGACAGCGCGAGAAGGTGTTTTATTCTCAACTCCGGTGTTTGATGGTGCAGGCTATGATACTGATATTAAACCGTTATTAAATACGCTTGACTTGCCGGAGTCTGGTACATTTAGAGTGCGAGATGGTCGAACTGGAGATTATTTTGATCAGCCAGTATCAGTTGGTGTTATTTATATTATGAAATTAGATCATATGGTTGATGATAAGTTGCATGCTCGGTCTGTTGGACCATACTCACTAGTGACGCAGCAGCCATTGGGTGGTAAAGCTCAAGAAGGTGGTCAGCGTTTGGGAGAAATGGAAGTTTGGGCATTAGAAGCGTATGGTGCGGCATATACATTGCAAGAAATGTTGACCTATAAATCAGATGATGTGACTGGTCGACATAAAGTATATGAAGCGATTGTACGAGGTGATGAAATTCCAGAACCAGGTGTTCCAGAGTCGTTTAATGTATTAATCAAAGAGCTTCAAAGTTTGGGGTTACAGGTGGACTTGTTCAAGGCGGATAAGGAGAAGATCGATGAATAA
- the rplL gene encoding 50S ribosomal protein L7/L12 — protein MASKSYEKMIEEISNMSVLELSDLVKALETKFGVSAAMPVAAAAAPAAAAAPVAAEEKSSYKVTLQDVGADKIKVIKALKQVTQLSLTDAKKVVEEAPSVIAESAAKDDAQKIKEALDAAGAKVQLS, from the coding sequence ATGGCATCAAAATCATATGAAAAAATGATTGAAGAAATAAGCAATATGTCAGTTTTAGAGTTGTCTGACCTGGTAAAAGCGTTAGAAACTAAATTTGGTGTTTCAGCGGCTATGCCAGTAGCGGCAGCAGCAGCTCCTGCAGCAGCGGCAGCTCCAGTGGCAGCAGAAGAAAAATCTTCTTATAAAGTAACATTGCAAGATGTTGGTGCTGATAAAATCAAAGTGATTAAAGCGCTTAAGCAAGTTACTCAATTGAGCTTAACAGATGCTAAAAAAGTTGTTGAAGAAGCTCCGTCAGTTATTGCTGAGTCTGCTGCAAAAGATGACGCTCAAAAAATTAAAGAAGCATTGGATGCAGCTGGAGCGAAAGTACAACTTTCATAA
- the rplJ gene encoding 50S ribosomal protein L10, which yields MNRQQKVEVVDYLQGNFSKSAASFLVNVQKLNVKQMEDLRRELRQNGGKLKIAKARLLRLAIGNVQKGHDLLPFCKEQIGIVFTSEEPPVIAKVLHEFSKKNAALNIVACCLDADVLDAGSVVRMASLPSKDVLRAQLCGTLNMPIVNLVQVLNMLTLRLLFVLKQIGDQKQS from the coding sequence ATGAATCGTCAACAAAAAGTTGAAGTTGTAGACTATCTACAGGGTAATTTTTCTAAAAGCGCGGCATCGTTTCTTGTTAACGTTCAGAAGTTGAACGTTAAGCAAATGGAAGACTTGCGTAGAGAATTACGTCAAAATGGTGGTAAGTTAAAAATAGCAAAAGCGAGGCTTTTAAGGCTGGCGATTGGTAATGTCCAAAAAGGACATGATTTGTTGCCATTTTGTAAAGAGCAAATCGGTATAGTTTTTACAAGTGAAGAACCACCTGTAATTGCAAAAGTGTTGCATGAATTTTCAAAGAAAAATGCAGCATTAAATATTGTTGCGTGCTGTTTGGATGCAGATGTCCTTGATGCGGGATCTGTTGTTCGTATGGCGTCGCTTCCATCAAAGGATGTGTTACGAGCTCAATTGTGTGGTACATTAAACATGCCAATTGTGAACCTAGTTCAAGTTTTGAACATGCTTACTTTAAGGCTTTTATTTGTATTGAAACAGATTGGTGATCAAAAACAGTCTTAA
- the rplA gene encoding 50S ribosomal protein L1 produces MSMHGKKYRQVEEKVVRGQVLATDQALTRVKELAYAKFDESVDVDVVLSIDASKGDQVVRGSVTLPHGRGKTIKVLVFAKGDAADEANKAGADYVGAEDLVEKISGGWLDFTFAIATPDMMGLVGKLAKFLGPRGLLPNKKLGTVTTDVAGVVADLKSGRVFFKNDKNGLVHFSFGKVSFTPEKLRDNLAAFTKALLGAKPASAKGKFLKKMVVSSTMGVGIQINPDEILRS; encoded by the coding sequence ATGTCTATGCATGGTAAAAAATACAGGCAAGTAGAAGAAAAAGTGGTACGTGGGCAAGTTTTGGCCACGGATCAAGCATTAACGCGTGTGAAAGAGCTTGCGTATGCTAAATTTGATGAATCGGTTGACGTAGATGTTGTGTTGAGCATAGATGCGTCAAAGGGTGATCAGGTAGTGCGCGGATCGGTTACATTACCGCACGGTCGCGGCAAAACTATTAAAGTTTTAGTTTTTGCTAAGGGCGATGCGGCTGATGAGGCGAATAAAGCGGGCGCTGATTATGTAGGGGCGGAAGATTTAGTGGAAAAGATTAGCGGTGGTTGGTTGGATTTTACTTTTGCTATAGCAACGCCTGATATGATGGGGCTTGTGGGTAAATTAGCAAAATTCCTTGGCCCTCGTGGATTACTTCCAAATAAAAAATTGGGTACAGTTACCACTGACGTAGCGGGTGTTGTAGCCGATTTAAAAAGTGGACGAGTTTTTTTCAAGAATGATAAGAATGGATTAGTCCATTTTTCTTTTGGTAAAGTATCCTTTACTCCAGAAAAGTTACGCGATAATTTAGCGGCTTTTACCAAGGCTTTATTGGGTGCAAAACCTGCATCGGCTAAAGGAAAATTTTTGAAAAAGATGGTTGTTTCTTCCACAATGGGTGTCGGTATTCAGATAAATCCAGATGAGATTCTACGATCTTAG
- the rplK gene encoding 50S ribosomal protein L11 yields the protein MAKVIKAQVKLQIPGGTATPAPPVGNNLGQHQVNLMEFCKQFNAKTADKKGDVVPVVVTIFTDKTFTFVIKTPPTTILIKKKINLAKGSAKPNTNKVGVITWSDIEQIAKIKLPDLNVADIEQAKKIVAGSARSMGVDVID from the coding sequence ATGGCTAAAGTTATAAAAGCTCAAGTGAAGCTACAAATTCCTGGTGGTACAGCCACACCAGCTCCTCCAGTTGGTAACAACCTTGGTCAACATCAAGTTAATCTTATGGAATTTTGTAAGCAATTTAATGCAAAGACTGCTGATAAGAAGGGTGATGTTGTTCCGGTCGTTGTAACTATTTTCACGGATAAGACATTTACATTTGTTATTAAAACTCCACCGACTACGATATTGATTAAAAAGAAAATCAATCTTGCTAAAGGGTCTGCAAAGCCAAACACAAATAAGGTTGGTGTGATAACGTGGAGCGATATCGAGCAAATAGCGAAGATAAAGCTTCCTGATTTGAATGTTGCTGATATTGAGCAGGCTAAAAAGATTGTAGCTGGCAGCGCAAGAAGTATGGGTGTTGACGTAATTGATTAG
- the nusG gene encoding transcription termination/antitermination protein NusG → MKRWYVIQVYAGYEDAIKANLMKSIREAGFEEYVGQILIPSAKLKSFFNAAEEKDEQLFPGYMLIEMEIVPGIIRLVTASLRVLRFLGDKEPIPLSQKEVSRVLSQASGEVVLSAEKSAFTVGSEIDIKEGPFAGFVGIVDKVDEGSERLTVMVSIFGRMTPVELGFNQVKQ, encoded by the coding sequence ATGAAACGTTGGTATGTGATTCAGGTTTATGCTGGATATGAAGATGCGATTAAGGCTAATCTGATGAAAAGTATTCGTGAGGCTGGGTTTGAAGAGTACGTAGGTCAGATTTTGATACCTTCGGCAAAGCTAAAAAGTTTTTTCAATGCTGCTGAAGAAAAGGATGAGCAGCTTTTTCCAGGTTATATGTTGATTGAGATGGAGATTGTGCCGGGTATTATCCGGTTGGTCACAGCTAGTCTGCGTGTATTGCGTTTTTTAGGAGATAAAGAGCCCATTCCGCTTTCTCAAAAAGAAGTGAGTCGGGTATTGTCTCAAGCAAGTGGTGAGGTTGTGTTGTCTGCTGAAAAGAGTGCATTTACTGTTGGTAGTGAGATTGATATAAAAGAGGGTCCGTTTGCGGGCTTCGTTGGCATTGTAGACAAAGTTGACGAAGGCAGTGAGCGCCTAACAGTAATGGTGAGTATTTTTGGTAGAATGACTCCTGTCGAATTAGGTTTTAATCAAGTTAAGCAATAA
- the rpmG gene encoding 50S ribosomal protein L33 yields the protein MAKNRVTTHLVCGECKERNYTQVVGKQRTAGSLKLKKYCSRCRKHGEHKESK from the coding sequence ATGGCTAAAAATAGAGTTACCACACACTTAGTATGTGGCGAATGTAAAGAGCGTAATTATACGCAGGTAGTAGGTAAACAGCGAACTGCTGGGTCATTAAAGTTGAAAAAATACTGTTCGCGATGCCGTAAGCATGGTGAGCATAAGGAATCGAAGTAA
- a CDS encoding (2Fe-2S)-binding protein has product MSCSSSCKKSCETSDYLVCTCMGVMFSDITQAIESGKDTYTALQDALGVGTGCNSCVEEVREILQEYEKEAADCKKS; this is encoded by the coding sequence ATGAGTTGTTCTTCTTCGTGTAAAAAGTCATGCGAAACATCTGATTATTTGGTGTGTACGTGCATGGGAGTTATGTTTAGTGATATTACACAAGCCATAGAGAGTGGAAAAGATACATATACGGCATTACAAGATGCTTTAGGTGTTGGCACTGGATGCAATAGTTGTGTGGAAGAAGTGCGTGAAATTTTGCAAGAGTACGAAAAAGAAGCCGCAGATTGCAAGAAATCATAA
- the tsaE gene encoding tRNA (adenosine(37)-N6)-threonylcarbamoyltransferase complex ATPase subunit type 1 TsaE: MKKDLFEQVCIVYGIDEVERIALTLLSLRDRVHIFTFTGSLGAGKTTLVRAMLKQVGVRDVITSPTFTYVNLYTGYDGETIYHFDCYRLKTTDEFLQAGFDEYIYQQGSVSIIEWPDVVMPLLHQELVCHVTIDYVDDIQRKLCYRISR, translated from the coding sequence ATGAAGAAAGATTTGTTTGAACAAGTATGTATTGTGTATGGAATTGACGAGGTAGAGCGTATTGCCTTGACGTTGCTTTCTTTGCGTGATCGAGTGCATATTTTTACTTTTACGGGATCGCTAGGGGCGGGTAAAACAACATTGGTTCGCGCAATGCTTAAGCAGGTGGGCGTGCGTGACGTAATAACGAGTCCAACATTTACCTATGTAAATTTGTATACAGGGTATGATGGAGAAACTATCTATCATTTTGACTGTTATCGTTTAAAAACAACCGATGAGTTTTTGCAGGCAGGGTTTGATGAATATATCTATCAGCAGGGTAGTGTTAGTATTATTGAGTGGCCAGATGTGGTGATGCCATTGTTGCATCAAGAGTTGGTTTGTCATGTTACGATAGATTATGTAGATGATATCCAGCGAAAATTGTGCTATCGTATTAGTAGATAA
- a CDS encoding NYN domain-containing protein, whose translation MVIVIDAYNILKQILGGKFISDHERNIFIRRLGLYAKKRNHTVVAVFDGGLDDRAVKERVYGIYVVYSGLQETADTYMKRYIEEHQQYDLLLVSSDRELCTWAERYNVQSFPALEFYMQVNSVLKSKQEGSGGNRNKAIIKTTDTDNPELDALMSANAGRIDSKQELDSVARVRNKHQLSKKEKKLHQKIKKL comes from the coding sequence GTGGTCATTGTAATTGATGCTTATAATATACTAAAGCAGATTTTAGGCGGTAAATTTATTTCAGATCATGAGCGGAATATTTTTATCCGTCGGTTGGGCTTATACGCCAAAAAGCGAAACCATACGGTTGTTGCTGTATTTGATGGCGGCTTAGATGACCGAGCGGTTAAAGAGCGTGTGTATGGGATATATGTTGTCTATTCGGGATTACAGGAAACTGCAGATACGTATATGAAGCGATATATCGAGGAGCATCAACAGTATGACTTGCTGTTGGTTTCATCAGATCGAGAGTTGTGTACTTGGGCAGAGCGGTATAATGTACAGTCTTTTCCTGCATTAGAATTTTATATGCAGGTGAATAGTGTGCTTAAGTCGAAACAAGAGGGAAGTGGGGGCAATCGCAATAAAGCGATTATTAAAACAACTGATACAGATAACCCGGAATTGGATGCATTGATGAGTGCAAATGCCGGTCGCATTGATTCTAAGCAAGAGTTAGATTCCGTGGCAAGAGTAAGAAATAAACATCAGTTATCAAAAAAAGAAAAAAAGTTACATCAAAAGATAAAAAAATTATGA
- a CDS encoding FoF1 ATP synthase subunit gamma, with product MAQLIQMRQRIHAIETIKKITYAMRLISMSTHSQLKNKEKPLTFYTNALNQLFVAIKDQASTWHNPLMHTTEAIKQKTLVIIVGSQKGLCGNFNTALLKFFHTAHPSPQTEHNAYIAIGKKMIELLASHDSTPLLLSFPEFSTVNITALATRLINHIITEQYTQVTIISNRPRSFFLQKPEQFQLVPFTIPPSTTNTPSFTQYSWEQKPEVLLDIVLHQYIEATIYEVLFQSLVAEQAARFLSMDGSTRNANGLLETAKLQYNKFRQAKITRELTELTSSM from the coding sequence ATGGCGCAGCTCATTCAAATGCGGCAACGCATTCACGCTATAGAAACAATCAAAAAAATCACCTATGCGATGCGTCTGATTTCCATGTCCACACACTCACAACTAAAAAACAAAGAAAAGCCTCTCACATTTTATACAAACGCACTTAACCAACTATTTGTCGCAATAAAAGATCAAGCTTCTACATGGCATAACCCACTCATGCATACAACAGAAGCAATAAAACAAAAAACGCTCGTTATTATAGTCGGATCACAAAAAGGACTTTGTGGCAACTTTAACACTGCATTACTCAAATTTTTTCATACTGCGCATCCATCACCACAGACAGAACATAATGCCTATATAGCAATTGGAAAAAAGATGATAGAGCTACTCGCCAGTCACGACTCCACACCGCTGCTTCTTTCGTTTCCAGAATTTTCCACAGTCAACATAACTGCATTGGCAACACGGCTCATTAATCATATAATTACAGAGCAGTACACACAAGTTACAATCATAAGCAATCGACCACGATCATTTTTTTTACAAAAACCTGAACAGTTTCAATTAGTTCCATTTACTATTCCCCCATCAACTACTAACACGCCATCGTTTACTCAATACTCATGGGAACAAAAGCCTGAAGTTCTATTAGATATCGTGCTACATCAATACATCGAAGCAACAATATACGAAGTTCTTTTCCAGTCCCTGGTTGCGGAACAAGCCGCCCGATTTTTATCGATGGATGGATCAACCCGTAACGCAAATGGATTACTTGAAACCGCAAAACTGCAATATAATAAATTCCGTCAAGCAAAAATCACTCGTGAGTTGACTGAACTTACCAGCAGCATGTAA